In Fusarium oxysporum Fo47 chromosome IX, complete sequence, the following proteins share a genomic window:
- a CDS encoding flavohemoglobin, translating to MALTAAQVAIVKSTAPILKEHGKTITTTFYRNMLGAHPELKNYFSLRNQQTGAQQAALANSVLAYATYIDDLGKLSHAVERIAHKHVSLFIKPEHYPIVGTHLIGAIGEVLGSALTTEIKDAWVAAYGQLADIFIQREGQMYEAAGEWNSWRKFKIVKKEAENDSVTSFYLEPTDGKPLPKFLPGQYVSVQIPIPELDGLLQSRQFSLSEAPGTNHYRISVKLQGPTEEPAVEDLAAGKIAGLLSTRLHNRYNVGDELELSPPAGEFSLDPADTSAAKKPLVLLSAGVGATPLVSILDSVLQSPTASRPITWIHGARYSGSTCFVPHVLDSAKKHENITAKIFLEDVKEGDQYDFKGEIDLAKLQKEQLLQLDNADAEYYICGPEDWMVNVRAFLEENGVPRERQHLELFKTGDI from the coding sequence ATGGCTCTCACCGCAGCACAAGTAGCAATTGTGAAGTCAACTGCTCCCATCCTGAAGGAGCATGGCAAGACTATCACCACCACTTTCTACCGCAACATGCTCGGCGCCCATCCTGAGCTCAAGAACTACTTCTCTCTGCGAAACCAGCAGACCGGAGCTCAACAAGCTGCTCTCGCCAACTCTGTTCTCGCCTACGCCACATATATCGACGACCTTGGCAAGCTTTCCCACGCCGTTGAGCGCATTGCTCACAAGCACGtttctctcttcatcaagccAGAGCACTACCCCATCGTTGGCACACATCTCATCGGTGCCATTGGCGAGGTTCTCGGTTCTGCTTTGACgactgagatcaaggacGCTTGGGTTGCTGCTTATGGCCAGCTCGCTGATATCTTCATCCAGCGCGAGGGTCAGATGTACGAGGCTGCTGGCGAATGGAACTCGTGGCGCAAGTTCAAGAttgtcaagaaggaggctgagaaCGACTCTGTTACTAGCTTCTACCTTGAGCCTACTGATGGCAAGCCTCTGCCCAAGTTCCTTCCCGGACAATACGTCAGCGTGCAGATTCCCATCCCTGAGCTTGATGGTCTTCTTCAGAGCCGGCAGTTCAGTCTGAGCGAGGCTCCTGGCACCAACCACTACCGCATCAGTGTCAAGCTTCAGGGCCCCACTGAGGAgcctgctgttgaggatctcgCTGCTGGCAAGATTGCTGGTCTTCTCTCCACAAGACTTCACAACCGTTATAACGTCGGtgacgagcttgagctgAGCCCTCCTGCTGGAGAGTTCTCCCTCGACCCTGCCGACACTTCTGCTGCCAAGAAgcctcttgttcttctctccGCTGGTGTTGGCGCCACTCCTCTTGTCTCCATTCTCGACTCAGTTCTCCAATCCCCAACCGCCTCGCGGCCCATCACCTGGATCCACGGTGCTCGCTACTCTGGCTCTACCTGCTTCGTTCCCCATGTTCTCGACTCTGCTAAGAAGCACGAGAACATCACCGCCAAGATCTTCCTTGAGGATGTCAAGGAGGGTGACCAGTACGACTTTAAGGGCGAGATCGACCTTGCCAAGCTCCAGAAGGAacagcttctccagctcGACAATGCTGATGCTGAGTACTACATCTGCGGACCTGAGGACTGGATGGTTAATGTCAGGGCATTCCTCGAGGAGAACGGTGTTCCTCGTGAGCGCCAGCaccttgagctcttcaagacTGGTGATATTTAA